The Alnus glutinosa chromosome 1, dhAlnGlut1.1, whole genome shotgun sequence region CCGACTTTAAGTGAAACTCATTATTGAATTGTAAAATACATACCTAAATAATCAATAAAACCTACATAAATCTAAAGTCTCCTTATTTGGTCTTGACAGGATTatacataacatatttatagttATAATTGTattatcatattattcatatacgTTCTTATAATCTGTCTCTAGCTCCCTCTCTGTATGCCCGTTTGTGTACATATTTTTGACTCAGTGATGTCAAATTATATGATTACTCTCTTCCCTTTAACGTAAATCATTTGTTTTCTGGAGTTGTGCTATTTCAAAGATTTTTCGATATCTCTGAATAGATATTTATCATGAAATCAATTATCTTCATCATACTTTAACTTATGCACAGATAGTGCTGGTGATATCTATAAATCTAATGGTGGGGAGTAACGACGAAACATCTTACTCAGCCCTGATAAGTGATAGCTACAAATTTATTGATGATGACTACATGCAGTGTCTCGGGATCTTTCTACAGTCTTCTACGGTTCTTCTATTGTGAAAAATATCTTCAGTACCCCTGGAATCTTATCTCAAATTTGAGGGGGCTTGTCGGTAAAGATGTATTTGTCCCTTTCCAAGTTCTCCTATTCAGATTTTTCTGGTTGAAAGACGCTTCGAGAAGTTTAGTGCTAAGGGATAAGGGTCGGCTCGATAAATTTTAAGGCATAAAGCGGTgaggtaattttttatatttaaaaattaaaattattatttttatttaatatgtcaatcatagcacttattttgtatttctaaaatgtattttaaaacttttcatttttttttttaatttttttcataacttattagatataaaATGGCTTATCACTTTATTCaaagacataaaataataagatttaaagaaaaataaaagaaaattaaaaataagttatataacaactgatttgtaataaaatataatgcgGAAAAAATTGTTGGGATATTGAAAAAACTCAATGAGGGTGTGATTCTATCTATCATACACAATGTAAACAATGACAATTTATgcattttgaaaactttttcatatttttttaaacattcaatttaaataaatgttggagaaaaaattatgcacgtTAGACTAATTTCTTGAATGTACAAATGAgacttttaaaaagagtaaataaggacttttcaagaatttatgaatttttttgagactttcaatttgtaattacttttactataattaaagaccttaattagaaactatttattaaatttttactatattagagtcttaaaaaatttgttttaaaaataacctttattgtacaattattaagtgggTGCCttaactttttaccatattagagttttaaaatgtttttttgagtattaatttttttttaaaaaaaatatttattatataattattaattgaaaGCTTTATTCAATTAGAGACTTTAATCGACAGCCTCGAGCAGCCCATGAGTTTTATATTAAAATGGTCAACAAAAGTAAATCACAGTATAAAACTTGCCGCGTCTCATTCGGTGCTAAGAATCGTGTATCCATTTAGACCAGACAAAAAGATCTTTTCAAAAGCTCCCTTTGAGATGCAATCCTCACAAGGTGTGGATAGTAGACACCAGGCTTTCTGTGGCCTATATCACAACACAAGTTTACCGTAGATCGTGGACACGTGTGTACTTAGTTCTCGTGAAGCCGAAAATTCAGTCACCCAATGCCCATTTCAAAGGCCGACATACACGCTCTGTACCTTCGATCAACCGACACGTGTGATAGCAGTATGGATGACTGACACGTGTCACTCCTCCAAGGACCCCTAGGGTGCTATAAATACTCCAAACAAACAACACTCTAAACAAACAGCGTAGAATAACATTGAGATCTAGAGATAAacttgtttaatatttttagttcgGGTATTATTGTATTACTTTTCTGAGCAAATATGTCTAACACGCAATCCCAAGTCCAGGTAGGAAATTAAGATTTTTCAATGAGGATGCATGGTAATCACCGTGTTTGCTAAGTATTGACTCTTTAGTTGTTGGTGAGTACAGGGCAAGGGTGAGGAGTTGTTGCAGTCCACAAAGGATGCAGCCGGTGCAGCTCAAAACAAGACCGCTGATGCAGCTCAAGCAGCTAAAAACAAGACGTGTGATGCGGCTCAATCAGCTAAAAACACGACGTCTGATGCAGCTCAATCAGCTGGCAAGTCTGCCCAACAAGGGAAGGAACAGAGTACCGGTTTCATCCAGCAGGTTGTCTGTTTTTCTCCCTTTAGATCGATGCTAATGTGATGGGTATTTGTCTATCTTTCATTGTGTATGTCTTTTAGTTTGGAGCTTCACAAATCACAGTGCAATATTTGTCTTGTTACAGACAGGAGAACAGGTGATGAGCATGGCTCAGGGCGCTGTGGGCACTGTGAAGAACACACTTGGAATGGGTGACAAGAAATGAACGAAAAACAGCTTTCTGTCTCTCATTATGATGTCTTCCTGCATTAATGCATGGATTTAGGTTTTTCTAGGTTCTAGCTCTTTCCCAATTCTGGGACAAGCAAAATTGTAATAAAGCCTTTTGTGGCTTAGTAATAATGCAAAACAAACTTATTTTGTTTGACCACCTTCATTCTCTAACTGCAAATGCTATATTATTTCCTTCTATATATAATGTGGCAAATGATAAATGCTAGAAATGCTACATTTTAAAAACCAACTAGACAGCGACAGAATTAAGAAACAGATACATGCAAAACATCAAAGGAAACAAGAGGAATAACAAAGTTTTGGTGGGGAAGAGTAGACCATGAAATATTCCTCAGCTAGGTTGCATCCCTTCTTAGCTAAAGCATCAGCACGCTTGGTAATATGCCTGAATGAGTGCTTGATTCTCTTATGTTAAACCTGCATActctttaaaagtaaaattactCCCGAGTGCAGctgattccaaaaaaaattatccacTATAGAAAAACCAAATTACATATAGTATTTACTTAAGAAGCATTTATAGTGAAACCTTATGCGTACAGCAATAAATGACCCATTTGTCTTTTTATCGCAATAGCTTTAGAAGTTTGGCCATTCTTCTATCAAGCTTTCTCTGCAACCCGAAACTTCAATGGCTAAAGGTTTGATTTGTGTGGTTTAATGAAGTCTAAGAGAGAGGTTAGAGAACAAAGGTGTAAGAACCAAAAAGCTTTCTACAAGAACAAAATAATGGCTTTAGGGTCTATTGAAAATCATGCCTTATGATCGTTACATAGGCCTTGGAAAAAATAAAGGTTTGAGGTGTAATTAAGTCggtttaagaaaaatattgtcCAAAGAGGCAACGTTTGAACAAGAGTAAGTCGCGTACGAACGCGTGTTAATTAGGATTTCACCATTTATCGCATGCGGCATTCGAATGGAGTAGAAATGTCATTGCGATAGAGTGTCTCGAATCTAGCTTGATGACCTTTGCGTTCGAACCCCCATCGAACGATCTTGTAAAATACTTCTGTTCGAACTACTTGCGAACATTGCTTTCCGTGGTAGCTTGTAAAACAAATTGATTCAACCTTATCGCCCTTCTGATCGACCCTTTCTAGAGCTTAAAATTTTACTTCATGAAGTCTTTCGTTACAACAATTTGCAATCGGCACTGCGATAGGTCCATTTTTGAATTCAGTTCTTAAAATTCTTGAATATCTCGTTCGAATGCCTTCTAAATGGTCTTGCGACTAACATCTTGtgttcttcaattttaattatgttttgaaCCTCAACTTAACCACTAAACCTAGGCTTACAATCCAACAGGTTT contains the following coding sequences:
- the LOC133872990 gene encoding late embryogenesis abundant protein 2, with protein sequence MSNTQSQVQGKGEELLQSTKDAAGAAQNKTADAAQAAKNKTCDAAQSAKNTTSDAAQSAGKSAQQGKEQSTGFIQQTGEQVMSMAQGAVGTVKNTLGMGDKK